Proteins encoded together in one Sceloporus undulatus isolate JIND9_A2432 ecotype Alabama chromosome 4, SceUnd_v1.1, whole genome shotgun sequence window:
- the TSEN15 gene encoding tRNA-splicing endonuclease subunit Sen15 — protein MAMEEARELGSAGQAEEEGASEGGRGALGGGWLPTHPTLTKMTSLDVADSSGVYAAFLVYLDLLEVRNWHEVSYFGLGDFQLVCLRGREKETEDLQMVVPTPVHTSFSHERIRQIMKKVWALEDKPDSPLSITLAIVESDSTIVYYKLTDGFITPDPPSNAEDMGDKEWRKKKRKKFLRR, from the exons atggcaatggaggaGGCCAGGGAGCTGGGGTCTGCTGGGCAGGCAGAGGAAGAAGGCGCCTCGGAGGGCGGGCGAGGGGCGCTTGGAGGGGGCTGGCTGCCCACCCACCCCACG TTGACAAAGATGACCTCGCTGGATGTGGCAGACAGCAGTGGCGTGTATGCAGCCTTCTTAGTTTACTTAGACCTCTTAGAAG TTAGAAACTGGCATGAGGTGTCCTACTTCGGACTAGGAGATTTCCAGCTTGTGTGCCTCCGTGGGCGAGAGAAAGAAACGGAGGATTTACAAATGGTGGTGCCAACTCCTGTTCACACATCTTTCAGCCATGAGAG aataaGACAGATCATGAAGAAAGTGTGGGCTTTGGAAGATAAGCCTGATTCCCCACTGTCCATCACACTGGCTATAGTTGAATCAGACTCCACAATAGTCTACTACAAACTAACAGATGGTTTCATAACACCAGACCCTCCTAGTAACGCTGAAGACATGGGCGATAAAgagtggaggaagaaaaaaagaaagaagtttctgAGACGATAG